One segment of Triticum aestivum cultivar Chinese Spring chromosome 2A, IWGSC CS RefSeq v2.1, whole genome shotgun sequence DNA contains the following:
- the LOC123186954 gene encoding cytochrome P450 85A1, with protein sequence MALLLLVLVGVVVGVVLASSLLLRWNEVRYGNGRRKDGDGCLPPGTMGWPLFGETTEFLKQGPSFMKQRRLRYGRLFRTHILGCPTVVCMDPELNRRMLLQGESGGLVPGYPQSMLDILGRNNIAAVHGPLHRLMRGAMLGLVRPAALRTSLLPKIDAFMRDHLHGWAGSVVDVQAKTKEMALLSALQQIAGITAGPLSDALKTELCSLVLGTISLPINLPGTSYYQGFQARTKLVSMLEQMIAERRSSGDAHDDMLDALLRSGDDGTREKLTDEQIIDLLIALIYSGYETMSTTSMMAVKYLSDHPRALDELRREHLDIRKGKSPEEAISYEDLKSMAFTRAVISETLRLATVVNGLLRKTTQDVEMNGYVIPKGWRIYVYTREINYDPFMYPDPMTFNPWRWLEKNMESHPHFMLFGGGGRMCPGKEVGTAEIATFLHYFVTRYRWQEEGKNTILKFPRVEAPNGLHIRVQDY encoded by the exons atggCGCTCCTCCTCCTTGTGCTGGTCGGCGTTGTGGTCGGCGTGGTGCTGGCGAGCAGCCTGCTGCTGCGCTGGAACGAGGTCAGGTACGGCAACGGCAGGAGGAAGGATGGCGATGGCTGCTTGCCGCCGGGGACAATGGGCTGGCCGCTGTTCGGCGAGACCACCGAGTTCCTCAAGCAGGGCCCCAGCTTCATGAAGCAGAGGAGGCTCAG GTACGGGAGGCTGTTCCGGACGCACATCCTGGGGTGCCCCACGGTGGTGTGCATGGACCCGGAGCTCAACCGCCGCATGCTGCTGCAGGGCGAGTCCGGCGGCCTCGTCCCCGGCTACCCGCAGTCCATGCTCGACATCCTCGGCCGCAACAACATCGCCGCCGTGCACGGCCCGCTCCACCGCCTCATGCGCGGCGCCATGCTCGGCCTCGTCCGCCCCGCCGCGCTCCGCACCAGCCtcctccccaagatcgacgccTTCATGCGCGACCACCTCCATGGATGGGCAGGCAGTGTCGTCGACGTCCAGGCCAAGACCAAGGAG ATGGCCTTGCTGTCCGCACTCCAGCAGATCGCCGGCATCACGGCTGGCCCACTCTCTGACGCCCTCAAAACAGAGCTATGCAGCCTGGTGCTCGGCACCATCTCGTTGCCGATCAACCTTCCGGGAACCAGCTACTACCAGGGCTTCCAGGCAAGGACGAAGCTTGTGTCCATGCTAGAGCAGATGATCGCGGAGCGGCGGTCCTCTGGTGATGCTCACGATGACATGCTGGATGCTCTCTTGAGAAGCGGCGACGATGGGACCCGGGAGAAACTCACTGATGAGCAGATCATCGACTTGCTCATCGCCCTCATCTACTCTGGATACGAGACGATGTCGACCACTTCGATGATGGCTGTCAAGTACCTGTCGGACCACCCGCGAGCTCTTGATGAACTCAGG AGAGAGCATCTTGATATCAGGAAGGGGAAATCGCCGGAGGAAGCCATCAGTTATGAAGATTTGAAGTCCATGGCCTTCACTCGAGCT GTCATTTCTGAGACACTAAGATTAGCTACAGTCGTCAATGGGCTCCTGAGGAAAACAACTCAGGATGTGGAAATGAATG GGTATGTCATTCCAAAAGGGTGGAGAATCTATGTTTACACCAGGGAGATAAACTACGACCCATTCATGTATCCTGACCCGATGACTTTCAATCCGTGGAGGTGGCTG GAGAAGAACATGGAATCGCACCCGCACTTCATGTTGTTCGGAGGAGGCGGCCGGATGTGCCCCGGAAAGGAGGTGGGCACGGCCGAGATCGCGACTTTTCTCCACTATTTCGTGACCCGATACAG ATGGCAGGAAGAAGGCAAGAACACGATCTTGAAATTCCCCCGGGTGGAGGCTCCCAACGGGTTACATATCCGAGTTCAAGATTACTGA